One Halobaculum sp. CBA1158 DNA segment encodes these proteins:
- a CDS encoding MFS transporter — MREWRGVGLVGGWQVSASVCFYAVFATTAFLRAEFGLSRFRTGLAVTAVIAGYTAALFVAGAVVDADGERRPMIGGLVLMGLGCLGVAVAPTYPLVLAALVFVGVAYATAMPATNRAVLVVAPEGRRNLAMNVKQVGVTAGSGLSAGLITVAGARTDWTDGFLVAAGVAVAVAAVFAWGYDGRDGSGVLSPPDVRGLLSGSGYRGLLVAGFFLGAAVFTTTGYVVLHMTDAVAASAAVAGGALAAVQVTGSLGRLGGGALADRLSIPQTTANARVLFVQAVVSVAGFVAVTLVGAPLPAAATFAVLGFFVLGFPGMYYGCLTALVDDEEVGAATAGGQTAINLGGLLAPPAFGLLADAGGYALGWYGLAGCAALAAVALVPLVRG, encoded by the coding sequence GTGCGCGAGTGGCGCGGCGTCGGGCTGGTCGGCGGCTGGCAGGTGTCGGCGAGCGTCTGCTTCTACGCCGTGTTCGCGACGACGGCGTTCCTCCGCGCGGAGTTCGGCCTCTCCCGGTTTCGGACCGGACTGGCGGTGACAGCGGTCATCGCCGGCTACACGGCAGCGCTGTTCGTCGCCGGGGCGGTCGTCGACGCCGACGGCGAACGCCGGCCGATGATCGGTGGACTGGTGCTCATGGGACTGGGCTGTCTCGGGGTCGCGGTCGCGCCGACGTACCCGCTGGTGTTGGCGGCGTTGGTGTTCGTCGGCGTCGCCTACGCGACCGCGATGCCGGCGACGAACCGCGCGGTGTTGGTCGTCGCGCCCGAGGGGCGACGCAACCTCGCGATGAACGTGAAGCAGGTCGGCGTCACCGCCGGATCGGGACTGTCGGCGGGGCTAATAACCGTCGCCGGGGCGCGGACCGACTGGACCGACGGCTTCCTCGTCGCCGCCGGCGTCGCGGTCGCGGTCGCGGCGGTGTTCGCGTGGGGGTACGACGGCCGCGACGGGTCCGGAGTGTTGTCCCCGCCGGACGTGCGGGGGCTGCTCTCCGGGTCGGGCTACCGCGGGCTGTTGGTCGCGGGCTTCTTCCTCGGGGCGGCGGTGTTCACGACGACCGGCTACGTCGTCCTCCACATGACCGACGCCGTCGCCGCCTCGGCGGCGGTCGCCGGCGGCGCGCTCGCGGCCGTGCAGGTGACCGGCAGCCTCGGCCGACTCGGCGGCGGCGCGCTGGCCGATCGGCTGTCGATCCCGCAGACGACCGCGAACGCTCGCGTGCTGTTCGTGCAGGCGGTCGTCAGCGTCGCCGGGTTCGTCGCCGTCACGCTCGTCGGCGCGCCCCTGCCCGCGGCCGCGACGTTCGCGGTCCTCGGCTTCTTCGTCCTCGGATTCCCGGGGATGTACTACGGCTGTCTCACCGCCCTCGTCGACGACGAGGAGGTGGGCGCGGCGACCGCGGGCGGGCAGACGGCGATCAACCTCGGGGGGCTCCTCGCGCCGCCGGCGTTCGGACTGCTCGCCGACGCCGGCGGCTACGCGCTCGGCTGGTACGGGCTCGCGGGCTGTGCGGCGCTGGCGGCGGTCGCCCTCGTGCCGCTGGTTCGGGGGTGA
- the sod gene encoding superoxide dismutase, with translation MSYELDPLPYDYDALEPHISEQVLTWHHDTHHQGYVNGWNSAEETLEENREAGDFGSSAGAIRDVTHNSSGHILHDLFWQNMSPEGGDEPSGALADRIEEDFGSYDAWKGEFEAAAGNASGWALLVYDTFSNQLRNVVVDKHDQGAIWGGHPILALDVWEHSYYYDYGPARGDFVSAFFEVVDWDEPSDRYEQAVQLFE, from the coding sequence ATGAGCTACGAACTGGATCCGCTGCCGTACGACTACGACGCGCTCGAACCGCACATCTCCGAACAGGTGCTCACGTGGCATCACGACACCCATCACCAGGGCTACGTCAACGGCTGGAACTCCGCCGAGGAGACGCTGGAGGAGAACCGCGAAGCCGGTGACTTCGGCTCGTCTGCGGGTGCAATCCGCGACGTGACGCACAACTCCTCGGGCCACATCCTGCACGACCTGTTCTGGCAGAACATGAGCCCCGAGGGCGGCGACGAGCCCTCCGGCGCGCTCGCCGACCGCATCGAAGAAGACTTCGGTTCGTACGACGCCTGGAAGGGCGAGTTCGAGGCTGCTGCCGGCAACGCCTCCGGCTGGGCGCTGCTCGTCTACGACACGTTCTCGAATCAGCTCCGTAACGTGGTCGTCGACAAGCACGACCAGGGCGCGATCTGGGGCGGCCACCCGATCCTCGCGCTGGACGTGTGGGAGCACTCCTACTACTACGACTACGGCCCCGCACGCGGCGACTTCGTCTCCGCGTTCTTCGAAGTCGTCGACTGGGACGAACCCAGCGACCGCTACGAGCAGGCCGTCCAGCTCTTCGAGTAA
- a CDS encoding MBL fold metallo-hydrolase yields the protein MELADGVYALELSMEREEGTFVIHPVAVETPTGVVLVDVGLPGQTDALAAALDDHGLALEDVRAVVVTHHDGDHAGGLAAVRERADGPVVYAHEGAVPYVDGRKFPMKSDPESDRYEPVAVDVTLRGEVTFRTAAGPMETVFTPGHAPGHLSLYLPEADLLLAVDALRSDAGELTGPAEHFTPNLPEATRSVGTVADLAVETVHCYHGGPVDADTADVERVYESLAAEHLD from the coding sequence ATGGAACTCGCGGACGGCGTGTACGCGCTCGAACTGTCGATGGAGCGGGAGGAAGGGACGTTCGTGATCCACCCCGTCGCCGTGGAGACGCCGACAGGCGTGGTCCTGGTCGACGTGGGGCTCCCGGGACAGACGGACGCGCTGGCGGCGGCGCTCGACGACCACGGCCTCGCGCTCGAGGACGTACGAGCGGTGGTGGTGACCCACCACGACGGCGACCACGCGGGCGGGCTGGCGGCCGTTCGCGAGCGGGCGGACGGTCCGGTGGTGTACGCCCACGAGGGAGCCGTACCGTACGTCGACGGGCGGAAGTTCCCGATGAAGTCCGATCCCGAGAGCGACCGGTACGAGCCGGTGGCGGTGGACGTGACACTCCGGGGCGAGGTGACGTTCCGGACGGCCGCCGGGCCGATGGAGACGGTGTTCACGCCGGGGCACGCGCCCGGTCACCTCTCGCTGTATCTCCCGGAGGCCGACCTCCTGCTCGCGGTCGACGCGCTCCGAAGCGACGCCGGGGAACTCACCGGCCCGGCCGAACACTTCACGCCGAATCTGCCGGAGGCGACCCGGTCGGTCGGGACGGTGGCGGACCTCGCAGTCGAGACCGTCCATTGCTATCACGGCGGACCCGTCGACGCCGACACCGCCGACGTCGAACGAGTGTACGAGTCGCTCGCGGCCGAGCACCTCGATTGA
- a CDS encoding DUF5827 family protein: MPTDKSAFPRLHPCDFYTPEELFEPDRMYTVYEIARLLQGLEPDAEIDEGTEEVLLDWAIPWVMTHAADLVVAEPRSDDEPGYYGLREPGDLSADGDDAGGDTADSDAGDLDDDPAGDR, encoded by the coding sequence GTGCCGACCGACAAGTCAGCGTTCCCGCGGCTGCACCCGTGCGACTTCTACACGCCCGAGGAGCTGTTCGAGCCGGATCGGATGTACACCGTCTACGAGATCGCGCGTCTGCTCCAGGGATTAGAGCCCGACGCCGAGATCGACGAGGGGACCGAGGAGGTGCTGCTCGACTGGGCGATCCCGTGGGTCATGACCCACGCCGCCGACCTCGTCGTCGCCGAGCCGCGCAGCGACGACGAGCCGGGATACTACGGCCTGCGCGAGCCGGGCGACCTGAGCGCCGACGGCGACGACGCCGGCGGCGACACCGCCGACAGCGACGCCGGGGACCTCGACGACGACCCCGCGGGCGACCGGTGA
- a CDS encoding ATPase — MRLLVAGADAVDAGKTTFAVGLAARLRATGSPLAAFKPRAGNDYWFDHDDVRRAAGEGRLYGKDVDRLLRAEAPDADRDGAHERRNPIHRLWRPTPGTTGLLGEDGRTFLVDRVTTRDGDEWVVNATAELPEGLRSDLALSDARRVDSVAALNDAMRELHVPALDRLAGDVRTAGEDGAALVESYGEVTTPLRDVRFDAVAAVDPGRCRIYGGDRWAVARETATGGREAGRLEVRVDRVTDMLDPVSTHDLRPLSAAERADPDAVASAYREAYDALVTAARGR; from the coding sequence GTGAGGCTCCTTGTCGCCGGCGCGGACGCCGTTGACGCCGGGAAGACCACGTTCGCAGTCGGACTCGCGGCCCGGCTCCGCGCGACCGGGTCGCCCCTCGCGGCGTTCAAGCCCCGCGCCGGCAACGACTACTGGTTCGACCACGACGACGTCCGGCGGGCCGCGGGCGAGGGACGCCTCTACGGCAAGGACGTCGACCGCCTCCTCCGGGCGGAAGCACCCGACGCCGACCGCGACGGTGCCCACGAGCGACGCAACCCGATCCACCGCCTGTGGCGACCGACGCCGGGGACGACGGGACTGCTCGGCGAGGACGGTCGGACGTTCCTCGTCGACCGCGTCACCACCCGCGACGGCGACGAGTGGGTCGTGAACGCGACGGCCGAGCTCCCGGAGGGGCTGCGTTCGGACCTCGCGCTGTCGGACGCGCGCCGCGTCGACTCGGTCGCCGCGCTCAACGACGCGATGCGCGAGCTCCACGTGCCCGCGCTGGATCGTCTCGCCGGCGACGTTCGAACCGCGGGCGAGGACGGCGCGGCGCTCGTCGAGTCGTACGGCGAGGTGACGACGCCGCTGCGGGACGTGCGCTTCGACGCGGTCGCGGCGGTCGACCCCGGCCGCTGTCGGATCTACGGCGGCGACCGGTGGGCCGTCGCACGCGAGACGGCCACCGGCGGCCGCGAGGCGGGGAGGCTCGAGGTGCGCGTCGACCGCGTGACCGACATGCTCGACCCCGTCTCGACGCACGACCTGCGTCCGCTCTCGGCGGCGGAGCGCGCCGACCCCGACGCGGTCGCGTCGGCGTATCGGGAGGCGTACGACGCGCTCGTGACGGCGGCCCGTGGGCGGTAA
- a CDS encoding MBL fold metallo-hydrolase, producing the protein MIRNLAAGVQAFTSNAFLVSGPAAADAPARNADGDAGRRVLVDTGSNFDVLPLVRERVDDLDAVILTHTHPDHVGNVEAVHDAFGVETWGFDTGQPSVDNEIPDGGTVEMGLGRYEALHTPGHKDDHLCLYDEDAGVLFAGDLIFQNGGFGRTDLEEGDRDALVRSIDRVRDRLGDDLAEMHVGHGPSVTDAPLEHVEMAAKAARMR; encoded by the coding sequence ATGATCCGAAATCTCGCCGCCGGCGTGCAGGCGTTCACGAGCAACGCGTTCCTCGTCTCCGGCCCCGCCGCGGCCGACGCGCCCGCCCGCAACGCCGACGGCGACGCGGGCCGCCGCGTCCTCGTCGACACGGGATCGAACTTCGACGTGCTCCCGCTCGTCCGCGAGCGCGTCGACGACCTCGACGCCGTGATCCTCACTCACACGCACCCCGACCACGTCGGCAACGTCGAGGCCGTCCACGACGCGTTCGGCGTCGAGACGTGGGGCTTCGACACGGGTCAGCCGAGCGTGGACAACGAGATACCCGACGGCGGCACCGTCGAGATGGGCCTCGGACGCTACGAGGCGCTGCACACGCCCGGCCACAAGGACGACCACCTGTGCCTGTACGACGAGGACGCCGGCGTGCTGTTCGCGGGCGATCTGATCTTCCAGAACGGGGGCTTCGGCCGGACCGACCTGGAGGAGGGCGACCGCGACGCGCTGGTCCGGAGCATCGACCGCGTCCGCGACCGCCTCGGCGACGACCTCGCGGAGATGCACGTGGGCCACGGACCGAGCGTGACCGACGCGCCGCTCGAGCACGTGGAGATGGCCGCGAAGGCGGCGCGGATGCGGTAG
- the thyA gene encoding thymidylate synthase has translation MKQYLSTVEDVIRDGTYKPNRTGVDTLSSFSVHYEADLADGFPLLTTKDLSGFRWNSLIHEFLWYLSGEEHVRSLREETGIWDAWADEEGRLDTAYGRFWRRYPVPEGGLEGETWPDDDQRWMNDGERTFDQIQYVLDTLRENPNSRRIVVNAWHPANATVSTLPPCHYTFVFNVQGDRLNLHLTQRSGDMALGVPFNIAAYSILLTAVAQRTGFEPGTFAHSVVDAHVYCGTDERGDWYGGDEARDLIAEGLDDADSRSDYERLADRVEAAAPPERDGDERKDHVPGLVRQLGREPRERPILRVADKPLDELEFDDIELLEYDPEPGIEFAVAE, from the coding sequence ATGAAGCAGTACCTCTCGACCGTCGAGGACGTGATCCGGGACGGCACCTACAAGCCGAACCGGACCGGCGTCGACACGCTCTCGTCCTTTTCGGTGCACTACGAGGCCGACCTCGCGGACGGCTTCCCGCTGTTGACGACGAAGGACCTGTCGGGCTTTCGCTGGAACTCGCTCATCCACGAGTTCCTGTGGTACCTTTCGGGTGAGGAGCACGTCCGGAGCCTGCGCGAGGAGACGGGAATCTGGGACGCCTGGGCCGACGAGGAGGGTCGCCTCGACACCGCCTACGGGCGCTTCTGGCGGCGCTACCCCGTTCCCGAGGGGGGACTGGAGGGGGAGACGTGGCCCGACGACGACCAGCGCTGGATGAACGACGGCGAGCGCACCTTCGATCAGATCCAGTACGTCCTCGACACCCTCCGGGAGAACCCCAACTCCCGCCGCATCGTCGTGAACGCGTGGCACCCCGCGAACGCGACCGTGTCGACGCTCCCGCCGTGTCACTACACCTTCGTGTTCAACGTCCAGGGCGACCGTCTGAACCTCCACCTCACGCAGCGCTCGGGCGACATGGCGCTCGGGGTCCCGTTCAACATCGCCGCCTACAGCATCCTGCTGACGGCCGTCGCCCAGCGCACCGGCTTCGAGCCGGGCACGTTCGCCCACAGCGTCGTCGACGCGCACGTCTACTGCGGCACCGACGAGCGCGGCGACTGGTACGGCGGCGACGAGGCTCGCGACCTGATCGCGGAGGGCCTCGACGACGCCGACTCCCGGTCGGACTACGAGCGCCTGGCGGACCGCGTCGAGGCGGCCGCGCCGCCGGAACGGGACGGCGACGAGCGCAAGGACCACGTGCCCGGGTTGGTGCGACAACTCGGTCGCGAGCCCCGCGAGCGGCCGATCCTCCGAGTCGCCGACAAGCCGCTGGACGAACTGGAGTTCGACGACATCGAGCTGCTGGAGTACGACCCCGAACCGGGGATCGAGTTCGCGGTCGCCGAGTGA
- a CDS encoding dihydrofolate reductase, with amino-acid sequence MAVDAPGDGAPSPRIALIAAVAANGVIGAEGGMPWHLPADMRHFKQTTTGHPVIMGRRTYESIAGDVGGPLPGRTNVVLSRSDPDLPGEGGDVVVADSVDEALDAARDAAVDRGVDTVYVAGGGAVYEQFLPLADRLVLTEVHESYDGDTVFPEFDRDEWVERERDEREAFDFVVYERSE; translated from the coding sequence ATGGCGGTCGACGCACCCGGCGACGGCGCACCGAGCCCTCGCATCGCCCTGATCGCGGCCGTCGCCGCCAACGGCGTCATCGGCGCGGAGGGCGGGATGCCGTGGCACCTCCCTGCCGACATGCGCCACTTCAAGCAGACGACGACGGGCCACCCCGTGATCATGGGTCGCAGGACGTACGAATCGATCGCCGGCGACGTCGGCGGCCCGCTCCCCGGTCGGACGAACGTCGTCCTCTCGCGGTCGGATCCGGATCTCCCGGGCGAGGGCGGCGACGTGGTCGTCGCCGATTCCGTCGACGAGGCGCTCGACGCCGCCCGCGACGCGGCCGTCGACCGCGGCGTCGACACCGTCTACGTCGCCGGCGGCGGCGCGGTGTACGAGCAGTTCCTCCCGCTGGCGGACCGGCTCGTCCTGACCGAGGTTCACGAGTCGTACGACGGCGACACCGTCTTTCCCGAGTTCGACCGCGACGAGTGGGTCGAGCGCGAGCGCGACGAGCGCGAGGCGTTCGACTTCGTCGTCTACGAGCGCTCGGAGTGA
- a CDS encoding lamin tail domain-containing protein, with protein MKRSGLATVAVCLLLALSGCVVGPVGSDPAGDATGGGPGDPTATAPPGSDATHATASIPADGTEVTVVEVVDGDTVRIEYDNGTTDTARLLGVDTPEVYGENSPEEFEGVPDTEAGRACLDEYADRASAYAKNRLLGERVTIGFDANEPRRGYYDRLLVYVHHDGGSFNYALVDRGLARVYDSSFERGETFYAAEERAMSDGRGLWSCRDGTPRPAADDETTATASATATPEGDGVVVSRIHADAEGDDAENLNDEYVVLTNRGDESVDLSGWTLEDAAGFTYEFPEGTTIDAGASLTVHVGQGADTETDLYWGRERPTLNNDGETVTIRDASGAVVAERST; from the coding sequence GTGAAGCGATCCGGACTCGCGACCGTCGCGGTGTGCCTGCTGCTCGCGCTCTCGGGGTGCGTCGTCGGTCCCGTCGGCAGCGACCCCGCCGGCGACGCGACCGGCGGCGGCCCGGGCGACCCCACCGCGACCGCGCCGCCGGGTTCGGACGCCACCCACGCCACCGCCTCGATTCCGGCTGACGGGACCGAGGTGACCGTCGTCGAGGTCGTCGACGGCGACACGGTCCGGATCGAGTACGACAACGGGACGACCGACACCGCGCGCCTGCTCGGCGTCGACACGCCCGAGGTGTACGGCGAGAACAGCCCCGAGGAGTTCGAGGGCGTCCCCGACACCGAGGCGGGGCGGGCCTGCCTCGACGAGTACGCCGACCGCGCCAGCGCCTACGCGAAGAACCGCCTGCTCGGCGAGCGGGTGACGATCGGCTTCGACGCCAACGAGCCCCGGCGCGGCTACTACGACCGCCTGCTCGTGTACGTCCACCACGACGGCGGGTCGTTCAACTACGCGCTGGTCGACCGCGGGCTCGCTCGCGTGTACGACTCCTCCTTCGAGCGCGGCGAGACGTTCTACGCCGCCGAGGAGCGCGCGATGAGCGACGGTCGCGGGCTGTGGTCGTGTCGCGACGGCACCCCCCGTCCCGCGGCCGACGACGAGACGACCGCGACCGCGTCTGCGACGGCGACGCCCGAGGGCGACGGCGTGGTCGTCTCGCGGATCCACGCCGACGCCGAGGGCGACGACGCGGAGAACCTGAACGACGAGTACGTCGTCCTCACCAACCGCGGCGACGAGTCGGTCGACCTCTCGGGATGGACGCTGGAGGACGCCGCGGGCTTCACCTACGAGTTCCCCGAGGGAACGACGATCGACGCCGGCGCGTCGCTCACTGTCCACGTGGGGCAGGGAGCGGACACCGAGACGGATCTCTACTGGGGTCGCGAGCGCCCGACGCTCAACAACGACGGCGAGACGGTGACGATCCGGGACGCGAGCGGAGCAGTCGTCGCCGAGCGGTCGACGTGA
- a CDS encoding tautomerase family protein produces MPHLRFDLSVGVADDERASFADWVAETYGDVMETGTDHVGVVVAESDPRLGRASPEDPVALVNADVRVGRTVAQRHELARRLTAELGERFAVPEAFVYVVFTEHGGDDFVLGGEPLADWDGAEATGDGPRADGEPGG; encoded by the coding sequence GTGCCACACCTTCGGTTCGACCTCTCGGTCGGCGTCGCCGACGACGAGCGGGCCTCGTTCGCGGACTGGGTCGCGGAGACGTACGGGGACGTGATGGAGACGGGGACGGACCACGTCGGGGTAGTCGTCGCCGAGAGCGACCCGCGACTGGGCCGAGCCAGTCCGGAGGACCCGGTCGCGCTCGTGAACGCGGACGTTCGGGTCGGACGGACCGTCGCCCAGCGTCACGAACTCGCGCGCCGCCTGACGGCCGAACTCGGGGAGCGCTTCGCCGTCCCTGAGGCGTTCGTCTACGTCGTGTTCACCGAGCACGGGGGCGACGACTTCGTCCTCGGCGGGGAACCGCTGGCCGACTGGGACGGCGCGGAGGCCACAGGGGACGGTCCGAGGGCCGACGGAGAACCCGGCGGGTGA
- a CDS encoding HVO_2922 family protein — MSSKATFEVYEDSAGQWRWRLEHDNGNIIADSGEGYASRQKAEEGIESVKSNAPDADVVEADG, encoded by the coding sequence ATGTCGAGCAAGGCCACCTTCGAGGTGTACGAGGACAGCGCCGGACAATGGCGCTGGCGACTGGAGCACGACAACGGGAACATCATCGCCGACTCCGGCGAGGGGTACGCAAGCAGGCAGAAGGCCGAAGAGGGCATCGAGAGCGTGAAGTCGAACGCACCGGACGCGGACGTCGTCGAGGCCGACGGATAG
- the psmA gene encoding archaeal proteasome endopeptidase complex subunit alpha, with product MRGNDQQAYDRGTSLFSPDGRIYQVEYAREAVSRGAPSVGVRTSEGVVLAAQAQASSSLMESESIEKLHKLDDHVGTASAGHVADARQLIDQARRMAQGNRLRYQEPVGVETLTKYVTDHIQENTQRGGTRPYGAALLIGGIENGRPRLFGADPSGTPHEWKATAIGGSRQEIQELLEEEWTEELTLDDGISLALRALFEANDELTAADLSVATVAESGYDSFTADEIADLVESLGLGSDDDDETTDDEADAGGADDADDADDEE from the coding sequence ATGAGAGGCAACGATCAGCAGGCGTACGACCGCGGTACGTCGCTGTTCTCGCCGGACGGCCGGATCTACCAGGTCGAGTACGCCCGCGAGGCCGTCTCTCGTGGCGCTCCCTCCGTCGGGGTCCGCACGAGCGAGGGCGTGGTCCTCGCCGCACAGGCGCAGGCGTCCTCCAGCCTGATGGAGTCGGAGTCGATCGAGAAGCTCCACAAGCTCGACGACCACGTCGGCACAGCCAGCGCCGGCCACGTCGCCGACGCCCGACAGCTCATCGACCAGGCGCGCCGGATGGCACAGGGCAACCGCCTGCGCTACCAGGAGCCCGTCGGTGTCGAGACGCTGACGAAGTACGTCACCGACCACATCCAGGAGAACACCCAGCGCGGCGGCACCCGTCCCTACGGCGCGGCGCTGCTCATCGGCGGCATCGAGAACGGCCGCCCGCGCCTGTTCGGCGCTGACCCCTCGGGCACGCCCCACGAGTGGAAGGCGACCGCCATCGGCGGGTCGCGACAGGAGATCCAGGAGCTGCTCGAGGAGGAGTGGACCGAGGAGCTCACGCTCGACGACGGGATCTCCCTGGCGCTGCGCGCGCTGTTCGAGGCGAACGACGAACTCACCGCCGCCGACCTCTCGGTCGCGACCGTCGCCGAGTCGGGGTACGACTCCTTCACCGCCGACGAGATCGCCGACCTCGTCGAGAGCCTCGGACTGGGCTCCGACGACGATGACGAGACGACCGACGACGAGGCGGACGCCGGCGGCGCAGACGACGCTGACGACGCGGACGACGAGGAGTAA
- a CDS encoding MOSC N-terminal beta barrel domain-containing protein — MTDDEADGSLATTFGRVRVFPIKSLDGVDVDAATLAPGGGLAPDREFALLDADGDYVNGKNERRIHRVSAEFDLEARTVSLDAPHDADAPRPAAFDLDDPDDREGIASWVGEFLGYDVRLVGERAGGYPDDTELAGPTVISRGTLREVASWFDGVSVDSMRRRLRANVELAGEEAFAEDRLVADPGERVRFRVGDADLLGVNPCQRCAVPSRDPDTGEEYEGFRTRFIARREETMPDWSGGGRFDHAFRLMVNTVVPDTSVGESLGVGDEVRIVGTESE, encoded by the coding sequence ATGACCGACGACGAGGCGGACGGCTCGCTCGCGACGACGTTCGGACGCGTTCGCGTGTTCCCGATCAAGTCGCTCGACGGCGTCGACGTGGACGCGGCGACGCTGGCTCCGGGAGGCGGACTCGCCCCCGACCGCGAGTTCGCCCTGCTCGACGCGGACGGCGACTACGTGAACGGCAAGAACGAGCGGCGTATCCACCGCGTGTCGGCCGAGTTCGACCTCGAGGCGCGGACCGTCTCGCTCGACGCCCCGCACGACGCCGACGCCCCGCGTCCGGCGGCGTTCGATCTCGACGACCCGGACGACCGCGAGGGGATCGCCTCGTGGGTCGGGGAGTTCCTCGGGTACGACGTTCGGCTGGTCGGCGAGCGCGCCGGCGGCTACCCCGACGACACGGAACTCGCGGGGCCGACGGTGATCTCTCGGGGGACGCTCCGGGAAGTCGCCTCGTGGTTCGACGGCGTGAGCGTCGACTCGATGCGGCGTCGCCTGCGCGCGAACGTCGAACTCGCGGGCGAGGAGGCGTTCGCGGAGGACCGCCTGGTCGCGGACCCCGGCGAGCGCGTCCGGTTCCGCGTCGGCGACGCGGACCTGCTCGGGGTGAATCCCTGTCAACGGTGTGCGGTCCCCTCGCGGGATCCCGACACCGGCGAGGAGTACGAGGGGTTCCGCACGCGCTTCATCGCCAGGCGCGAGGAGACGATGCCCGACTGGAGCGGGGGCGGGCGATTCGATCACGCCTTCCGCCTGATGGTGAACACCGTCGTCCCGGACACGAGCGTCGGCGAGTCCCTCGGCGTCGGCGACGAGGTGCGGATCGTCGGGACCGAATCCGAGTAG
- a CDS encoding BolA family protein → MSMSPADVETAIEAGIDDCDATVTTPRAPDPDHEDAHFAAVVVSPAFEGKSLVQQHEMVYDAVGDAMTKEVHALEIKTYTPEEYEEHGE, encoded by the coding sequence ATGAGCATGAGCCCTGCCGACGTGGAGACCGCGATCGAGGCCGGCATCGACGACTGCGACGCCACCGTCACGACGCCGCGCGCGCCGGACCCGGACCACGAGGACGCTCACTTCGCGGCCGTCGTCGTCTCGCCCGCATTCGAGGGGAAGTCGCTCGTCCAGCAACACGAGATGGTGTACGACGCCGTCGGCGACGCGATGACGAAAGAGGTCCACGCCCTGGAGATCAAGACGTACACGCCCGAGGAGTACGAGGAGCACGGCGAGTAA